One window from the genome of Verrucomicrobiia bacterium encodes:
- a CDS encoding MFS transporter, protein MSDNEQKLSFFEKAGYSCADAGANFVFMTMVLFQLNFYTDTFGLSAGAAAAILLWPRLWDAVADPIVGILADRTTTRWGKFRPWILFTAVPWAIIMVLAYTTPKGWSMAARVSYAVITNTLLMTVYSMNNMPYAALGGVMTGDINERAQLNSFRFIAVNAAQFIVGGFTLPLVAKFAIGHDRQYGWRMTMSIWAALCLVLFLITFATTRERVQPARTGKSSPKQDFLDLLKNGPWRVMFFWTLVHFAILSFRGGALYNYYHYYANKGAMFDFVQRFGLVAPVGAEPQGGILETLGYIVHGDLANPASSNVADVFNSIINMLGTGLIMIVILLSPPLARRFGKKAVSAGGFALAAVGTLAFYLLSPANVWGMVWLTAFISIVYAPTIPLTWAIFADVADYSEWRLGRRFTGMVFATIGFALKSGLALGSASFLWIMQGFFAYETALPSAPKAVAGYRFNSGVAVGVLFAICTVLLFIYPLNKRATIQMADELAGRRRKLMPKPATV, encoded by the coding sequence ATGAGCGATAACGAGCAGAAGCTCTCCTTCTTCGAAAAGGCCGGGTATAGCTGCGCGGATGCCGGGGCGAATTTCGTGTTCATGACGATGGTGCTGTTCCAGCTCAATTTTTACACCGACACCTTTGGGCTAAGCGCCGGCGCTGCAGCGGCCATTCTGCTATGGCCACGGTTGTGGGATGCCGTCGCCGATCCGATTGTCGGTATTCTCGCCGATCGCACCACCACGCGTTGGGGAAAATTCCGGCCATGGATTCTGTTCACCGCCGTGCCGTGGGCCATCATTATGGTGCTCGCTTACACAACGCCGAAGGGCTGGAGCATGGCCGCAAGGGTTTCATACGCCGTGATCACCAATACGTTGCTCATGACGGTTTACTCGATGAACAACATGCCCTACGCTGCGCTCGGCGGCGTCATGACGGGTGACATCAACGAGCGGGCGCAACTGAATTCCTTTCGTTTCATTGCCGTCAACGCAGCGCAGTTCATCGTCGGCGGATTCACCCTGCCGCTGGTGGCAAAATTTGCCATCGGCCATGACCGACAGTACGGGTGGCGGATGACGATGAGCATCTGGGCAGCGCTTTGTCTGGTATTGTTTCTTATCACCTTCGCCACGACTCGCGAACGCGTCCAGCCGGCCAGGACCGGGAAGTCATCGCCAAAACAGGATTTCCTCGACCTGCTCAAGAACGGCCCGTGGCGGGTCATGTTTTTCTGGACGCTCGTGCATTTCGCCATTCTCTCGTTTCGCGGGGGGGCGCTCTACAATTACTACCATTACTACGCCAATAAGGGGGCGATGTTCGATTTTGTGCAACGCTTCGGCCTGGTGGCGCCCGTCGGCGCGGAGCCGCAGGGCGGAATTCTCGAAACTCTTGGTTATATTGTCCATGGAGACCTTGCCAATCCCGCAAGCTCCAATGTGGCGGACGTGTTCAACAGCATTATCAACATGCTCGGCACCGGCTTGATTATGATCGTCATTCTGTTGTCGCCGCCGCTGGCGCGAAGGTTTGGGAAAAAGGCTGTGTCGGCCGGCGGCTTTGCCTTAGCGGCAGTTGGCACTTTGGCGTTTTATCTTTTGTCGCCTGCGAATGTCTGGGGCATGGTGTGGCTAACTGCCTTTATCTCCATTGTCTATGCTCCCACCATTCCGCTGACTTGGGCAATTTTCGCGGACGTAGCGGATTATTCCGAATGGAGGCTGGGCCGTCGCTTTACCGGAATGGTTTTCGCCACGATTGGATTCGCGCTGAAGTCCGGCCTGGCGCTTGGCTCCGCATCGTTCCTATGGATCATGCAAGGCTTCTTTGCTTACGAAACGGCTCTTCCTTCGGCGCCTAAAGCCGTCGCCGGGTATCGCTTCAACAGTGGCGTCGCCGTTGGCGTCCTGTTTGCCATTTGCACAGTCTTGCTTTTCATTTATCCCTTGAACAAACGAGCGACTATCCAGATGGCCGACGAACTTGCCGGGCGACGACGCAAACTCATGCCCAAACCCGCCACCGTCTAA
- a CDS encoding glycoside hydrolase family 18 protein — translation MHAVAYSCRFALGVFLWGVFSVCGSTHAGFWITAYYPGYRQSYLAASNIDFTVVTHVIHFSVMPNPDGTLDPALNAIIPARTADLVARAHAAGRAALICVGGAGSQPGFQAATSSLNRPVFISNILGFMSAYGYDGVDIDWEPLPASDFNQFTNFVKALRSALNESSSKLLTVAAPAYPVPGDPPAAEFAMFAALQGQLDQINIMTYDLSGAYQGWVTWFNAPIYDGGYRFPSNGRLVPSVNGAVSNFVSNGVASAKLGLGIPFYGKAWTNGAGTSTSGTLLPRQSWIGAPTVTALTYSQIMSNQYQASRYHWDAAAQAAYLSVTSSVPANDDFLSFDDEYSCRAKVSFARNHFLGGLMIWELGQGYFAGAPNGQRDPLLQTIKQALATPQLLSVAPTNQDIQFTFTTLPLAGYRVLWTSNLEPPAWKTFSNNVPGNGAPLQMLDSGARTAAPQRFYRVQTPP, via the coding sequence ATGCACGCCGTCGCGTACTCCTGTCGTTTCGCGCTTGGGGTGTTCCTTTGGGGCGTGTTTAGCGTCTGCGGCTCGACCCATGCCGGCTTTTGGATCACAGCGTATTACCCCGGTTATCGGCAGAGTTACCTGGCCGCCTCTAATATCGACTTCACAGTTGTTACCCATGTAATCCACTTTTCCGTGATGCCCAATCCGGACGGCACACTGGACCCCGCCCTCAACGCGATCATACCCGCGCGGACCGCAGACCTGGTGGCCCGAGCCCACGCCGCCGGACGCGCCGCCCTCATCTGCGTGGGTGGCGCCGGCAGCCAGCCAGGCTTCCAGGCCGCCACAAGCAGCTTGAATCGCCCAGTATTTATCAGCAACATCCTTGGGTTTATGTCCGCATACGGCTATGACGGCGTGGATATCGATTGGGAACCGCTTCCTGCTTCTGATTTTAACCAATTCACGAATTTCGTGAAGGCCCTCCGCTCAGCCTTGAATGAGTCTTCATCAAAACTCCTCACCGTCGCAGCGCCAGCTTACCCTGTTCCCGGAGATCCACCCGCTGCGGAATTTGCCATGTTCGCTGCGCTCCAAGGGCAACTGGATCAAATCAATATCATGACCTACGACCTTTCTGGCGCCTATCAGGGCTGGGTCACCTGGTTTAATGCACCGATTTACGACGGGGGTTATCGTTTCCCCAGCAACGGTCGGCTCGTGCCCTCGGTTAATGGCGCCGTCAGCAACTTCGTCTCAAATGGTGTGGCCTCCGCCAAGCTGGGGCTGGGCATTCCCTTTTATGGCAAGGCCTGGACCAACGGCGCGGGTACCTCGACGAGCGGGACCCTGTTGCCGCGTCAAAGCTGGATCGGCGCCCCAACGGTTACGGCGCTCACCTATTCTCAAATCATGTCCAACCAGTACCAAGCGAGCCGCTATCATTGGGATGCTGCAGCCCAAGCCGCCTACCTCAGTGTCACCAGTTCAGTCCCGGCGAATGACGATTTCCTTTCCTTCGACGACGAATATTCCTGCCGGGCGAAAGTCAGCTTCGCCAGGAACCATTTTCTCGGAGGGCTCATGATTTGGGAACTCGGCCAAGGCTATTTCGCCGGAGCGCCAAACGGCCAGCGGGACCCGCTGCTTCAGACAATAAAACAGGCCTTGGCTACTCCGCAGTTGCTGTCCGTAGCACCCACCAATCAAGACATCCAGTTCACATTCACTACACTGCCTCTGGCGGGGTATCGGGTGCTGTGGACGAGCAACCTGGAGCCGCCTGCGTGGAAGACCTTCAGCAACAACGTTCCTGGTAACGGCGCTCCTCTTCAGATGCTGGATTCCGGCGCCCGGACTGCGGCGCCTCAACGCTTTTATCGCGTGCAAACGCCGCCCTAA
- a CDS encoding LamG-like jellyroll fold domain-containing protein → MKSTKRTSLPEAVMLTLTGLAALGGYNARAAYPDLILSDHPVAYYRLEETSGATAADSSGNGFDAVFSFNSTGTFPILGEPGIDTNSVLFNGGADFASVSIPYQPELSPTNSDGITGAPFSAECWAQATSDSLSDYTSPLAMSGAYTTSYPSGSGWNFYQTQGPGSGWALFIRGGAVYTFFGPPVTLLQWYHLAVTWDGAAATFYVNGVSQGSSAINYKAVDPLAGYAGAIGAGPQTGHGAFAGGVDEVAFYTNTLTAAQILDHYQLGTNSFRAPNTPPVFVSTPGPTTNYSGTRVTFSAVVNGTQPLHYQWKRNGTIVAGATDSSYSFICYYPADDQATFSITVTNSVGLTNSPLATLTVLTNLNIIADPYSITRNVGSAAAFRVAASGAVPIQYQWFKGTTAIAGQTSDTLWLTNLQSADDGSLFHAHVSNPFTSADTMDASLSVVARAVNVPLTGYAQIVAADHPVAYWRLDEPNGSVTAVDAVGSFDGTYDNSKGDITFGVPPGIPGFSNPSLASYDQAVDLSDTNTLAIGRGGVVRIPYALELNPFGPWSMEAWVRPDSNDTNNNFRSVMSSLYNYNFSAAVYGWVIYQHPNSGNGAWTLGLFNGTGGPGFFGSDFGHIPLIPGSWYHLVLTDDGTNIILYVNGVAGSARTTVAASGFIPNGINGDPTLSAGSEVLGQRGDAAFFGFSGAMDEVAFYNYALAPSQIAAHSQATPLLTITRTGASVVLAWPVGTLQSATAPGGPFSDLNQPSPYSPSTSGPPMYYRVRLPAQ, encoded by the coding sequence ATGAAATCAACAAAAAGAACGTCCTTGCCTGAAGCCGTCATGCTGACCCTGACAGGACTTGCCGCACTGGGCGGTTACAATGCGCGCGCGGCATATCCTGACTTGATTCTTTCAGATCATCCCGTGGCCTACTATCGCCTGGAAGAGACCTCAGGCGCGACCGCAGCGGACTCATCGGGCAATGGGTTCGACGCCGTCTTTAGCTTCAACAGCACCGGCACATTCCCTATCTTGGGGGAACCCGGCATAGACACCAACTCGGTTTTGTTCAACGGCGGCGCTGACTTTGCCTCGGTGAGCATTCCCTATCAACCGGAGCTTTCCCCGACGAATTCCGATGGCATCACCGGCGCGCCGTTCTCGGCCGAATGCTGGGCGCAGGCCACGAGCGACTCGCTCTCGGATTATACCTCGCCCTTGGCGATGTCAGGGGCTTACACAACGAGTTACCCCAGCGGCTCGGGCTGGAATTTCTACCAGACGCAAGGCCCCGGAAGCGGATGGGCTTTGTTCATCCGCGGCGGGGCGGTTTATACGTTCTTTGGCCCGCCCGTAACGCTGCTGCAATGGTACCACTTGGCCGTTACTTGGGATGGCGCCGCGGCAACCTTTTACGTCAATGGAGTGTCGCAAGGCTCATCCGCGATCAATTATAAAGCCGTCGATCCACTGGCCGGCTATGCCGGAGCCATTGGCGCCGGCCCGCAAACTGGCCATGGAGCCTTCGCGGGCGGCGTGGATGAGGTGGCCTTTTATACCAACACTCTGACCGCAGCCCAAATCCTGGACCATTATCAGCTTGGCACCAATTCCTTCCGTGCCCCCAACACCCCGCCCGTTTTCGTATCCACTCCGGGCCCGACGACCAATTATTCCGGGACCAGGGTGACCTTCAGCGCTGTGGTAAACGGAACCCAACCGCTGCATTATCAATGGAAGCGAAATGGGACCATCGTCGCCGGGGCCACCGACAGCAGCTACTCGTTTATCTGTTATTATCCAGCGGATGACCAGGCCACTTTTTCCATCACGGTCACCAACAGCGTCGGGCTGACCAATAGCCCCCTGGCGACTCTCACGGTTTTGACCAACCTGAACATTATCGCCGATCCCTATTCCATCACCAGAAACGTGGGCAGCGCCGCCGCCTTTCGGGTCGCTGCAAGTGGCGCAGTGCCCATCCAGTACCAGTGGTTTAAGGGAACGACAGCAATCGCCGGCCAAACCAGCGATACGCTGTGGCTGACCAATTTACAATCCGCAGATGACGGTTCGCTCTTTCATGCGCATGTGTCCAACCCATTCACTTCGGCAGATACAATGGACGCATCGCTTTCTGTTGTGGCTCGGGCAGTCAACGTTCCGTTAACCGGCTACGCCCAAATCGTCGCGGCCGATCACCCGGTGGCTTATTGGCGGCTCGACGAACCCAATGGAAGCGTCACCGCCGTTGATGCCGTGGGCAGTTTCGATGGGACATATGATAATTCCAAAGGGGACATCACCTTCGGTGTGCCGCCGGGCATCCCCGGTTTCAGCAACCCTTCGCTCGCGTCTTACGACCAAGCCGTCGATCTAAGCGACACCAATACTCTCGCGATCGGTCGGGGCGGTGTGGTGCGGATTCCTTACGCCCTCGAACTCAATCCATTCGGGCCTTGGTCGATGGAAGCTTGGGTTCGGCCAGATTCCAACGACACCAACAATAATTTCCGCAGCGTGATGTCTTCGTTATACAATTACAACTTCAGCGCGGCTGTTTATGGCTGGGTCATTTACCAGCACCCCAACTCCGGCAACGGCGCATGGACCCTGGGCTTGTTTAATGGCACCGGCGGCCCCGGCTTCTTCGGGAGCGATTTCGGGCATATCCCGCTAATCCCCGGGAGTTGGTATCATCTGGTCCTCACAGATGACGGGACCAACATCATTCTTTACGTCAATGGCGTCGCCGGCAGTGCTCGGACTACTGTGGCAGCCTCGGGGTTTATTCCTAATGGCATAAATGGCGACCCCACCCTCTCGGCAGGTTCTGAGGTGCTGGGCCAGCGCGGTGATGCCGCCTTCTTCGGCTTCTCCGGCGCGATGGATGAAGTCGCTTTCTATAACTATGCGCTGGCCCCTTCGCAAATCGCTGCCCATTCTCAAGCTACGCCCTTGTTGACGATCACTAGAACCGGCGCCAGCGTCGTCCTCGCATGGCCAGTCGGCACGCTGCAATCCGCCACGGCCCCAGGCGGCCCATTCAGCGATCTCAACCAGCCATCGCCCTATTCACCTTCAACCAGCGGCCCGCCCATGTACTATCGGGTCAGACTGCCGGCGCAATGA
- a CDS encoding carbohydrate-binding family 9-like protein, whose protein sequence is MLNPRPLFPAHAAQYCLMVLCVTGSLSFLGPASIRAATNAASAFPCDPEKIPHYTAYRVSQPIRIDGKLDEPCWQTAPRSTRFVDILTGAPTLHDTRVSVLWDKNNLYVGFWLEEPNVQATFTKHNSPIYENNDAEVFIAGRDSYYEFEINALNTVYEAFFMWEDTYEKDGFAREPAFRRANPLVKPFNGVGYTNHPRGLRLGSWAWTFPGRKTAVHIDGTLNNDKDKDRGWTVELAFPWEGMKWLAKADGRALPPQPRDVWRIDFSRFNQYKAPPPAQDSGGWFWSPHGVWDSHIPECFPFIEFSTNDVMSTVSSGR, encoded by the coding sequence ATGCTGAACCCACGCCCGCTTTTTCCAGCTCATGCCGCCCAGTATTGCCTCATGGTTTTGTGTGTCACCGGGTCCCTCTCATTCCTGGGGCCTGCGAGTATCAGGGCTGCCACCAACGCCGCGTCGGCCTTCCCGTGCGACCCGGAAAAGATTCCCCACTACACCGCCTACCGTGTTTCGCAGCCTATCCGGATCGATGGCAAGCTGGACGAGCCGTGCTGGCAAACGGCTCCGCGCTCCACACGGTTCGTGGATATTCTCACCGGGGCGCCGACGCTGCACGACACACGGGTGAGTGTGCTGTGGGACAAAAACAATCTTTACGTCGGCTTCTGGCTGGAGGAACCCAACGTGCAGGCCACCTTCACCAAACACAACTCTCCCATTTACGAAAACAACGATGCCGAGGTGTTTATTGCAGGACGGGACAGTTACTACGAATTCGAAATCAACGCGCTAAACACCGTCTATGAGGCATTCTTCATGTGGGAAGATACCTACGAAAAGGATGGCTTTGCCCGGGAGCCCGCGTTCCGTCGGGCGAACCCGCTCGTCAAACCTTTTAATGGAGTTGGCTATACCAATCACCCGCGCGGGCTGCGGCTGGGTTCGTGGGCATGGACGTTCCCCGGGCGGAAAACGGCCGTTCATATCGACGGCACGCTCAATAATGACAAGGACAAGGACCGTGGCTGGACGGTGGAGTTGGCGTTTCCATGGGAAGGAATGAAATGGCTAGCAAAGGCCGACGGGCGCGCTTTGCCGCCCCAGCCAAGAGACGTTTGGCGCATCGACTTTTCCCGCTTTAATCAATACAAAGCGCCGCCACCGGCACAGGATTCTGGCGGCTGGTTCTGGAGCCCGCATGGGGTCTGGGATTCGCACATCCCAGAGTGTTTCCCTTTTATCGAGTTTTCAACGAATGACGTGATGAGCACAGTTTCCTCGGGGCGATGA
- a CDS encoding glycoside hydrolase family 3 N-terminal domain-containing protein, with amino-acid sequence MRRGQSPLAIPLYRNTDVPVARRVKDLLARMRLEEKAAQMTCVWQQKAQKLVDADGNFDPTKARAAFRKGLGLGQVGRPSDAGAPATAPWMGRTARQMAELTNAVQKFFLENSRLGIPVIFHEECLHGHAAREGTSFPQPIGLGATFNPTLVERLFTMTAYEARLRGTHQALTPVVDVARDPRWGRVEETYGEDPYLTTRMGIAAVLGFQGDATFKDKKRVMATLKHFAAHGQPESGQNCAPANISERVLRETFLQPFREVIREAGAVSVMASYNEIDGVPSHANKWLLQDVLRREWGFKGFVVSDYYAIWELGYRPDTHGHFVAKDKREACRLAVEAGVNIELPEPDCYLHLVDLVRKGALKEKQLDDLVAPMLHWKFQMGLFDDPYVDPEEAARGVGCEAHRELALEAARETITLLKNENNLAPLDASKLRTIAVIGPNANRMLLGGYSGLPKHNVTVLEGIKARIGDQVTVLYAEGCKITQGGSWQEGAVVASDPAQDRRQIAEAVEVAKQAEAIVLAIGGNEQTSREAWGLKHMGDRTSLDLIGLQDELVDAMLATSKPVIVFLFNGRPLSINKVAKDVPVIFECWYLGQECGLALAEVLFGDVNPGGKLPISIPRSAGHLPVFYNHKPSARRGYLWDDVSPLFPFGFGLSYTTFKLQNVRLAKKRITCEGSTRVLADVTNTGKRAGWEVVQMYIRDCVSSVTRPVKELKGFKKVWLQPGETKKVGLDITPESLAFYDVNMKYAVEPGAFEIMVGNSSRDADLQKLILTVTKQP; translated from the coding sequence ATGAGACGCGGTCAAAGTCCATTAGCCATTCCACTTTACAGGAATACGGATGTGCCGGTTGCGCGTCGTGTTAAAGACCTGCTTGCGCGCATGAGGCTCGAGGAAAAGGCCGCACAAATGACGTGCGTCTGGCAGCAAAAGGCTCAAAAGCTCGTGGACGCCGATGGCAATTTCGACCCAACCAAGGCCAGGGCTGCGTTCAGGAAAGGGCTCGGCCTGGGCCAGGTGGGCCGCCCTAGTGATGCTGGCGCCCCAGCCACCGCGCCGTGGATGGGACGCACGGCGCGGCAGATGGCTGAGTTGACCAACGCCGTTCAGAAGTTTTTCCTGGAGAACTCGCGACTTGGCATTCCGGTCATCTTTCACGAGGAATGCCTGCACGGCCACGCGGCCCGTGAGGGCACGAGTTTCCCCCAGCCCATCGGGCTGGGCGCCACGTTCAATCCGACGCTGGTCGAGCGGCTCTTCACCATGACAGCGTACGAGGCGCGGCTCCGCGGCACACATCAGGCGCTCACGCCGGTGGTGGATGTTGCCCGTGACCCACGTTGGGGCCGCGTCGAGGAGACCTATGGCGAGGACCCTTACCTGACCACCCGGATGGGTATCGCTGCGGTCCTTGGATTCCAGGGCGACGCCACATTCAAGGACAAGAAGCGCGTCATGGCGACGTTGAAGCACTTTGCCGCGCACGGGCAGCCGGAGTCGGGCCAGAACTGCGCGCCGGCTAATATTTCGGAGCGCGTGCTGCGCGAAACCTTCCTGCAACCATTTCGAGAGGTAATCCGCGAAGCCGGGGCTGTTAGCGTGATGGCTTCCTACAACGAGATTGACGGTGTGCCCTCTCACGCCAATAAGTGGCTGTTACAGGACGTGCTTCGCAGAGAATGGGGGTTTAAGGGATTTGTAGTTTCGGATTACTACGCAATCTGGGAACTGGGTTACCGTCCCGACACCCATGGACACTTCGTGGCGAAGGACAAAAGGGAAGCCTGCCGGCTGGCTGTTGAGGCTGGTGTGAACATTGAGCTGCCGGAGCCGGATTGTTACCTCCATCTGGTCGATCTGGTTCGCAAGGGCGCCCTCAAAGAAAAGCAGCTCGACGATCTGGTCGCCCCGATGCTGCATTGGAAGTTCCAGATGGGCCTGTTCGACGATCCTTACGTCGATCCGGAGGAAGCAGCCCGGGGAGTTGGCTGCGAAGCACACCGTGAGTTGGCACTCGAGGCTGCACGGGAAACAATCACGCTGCTCAAGAATGAGAACAACCTGGCGCCCCTCGATGCTTCAAAGCTAAGGACCATCGCGGTCATCGGGCCAAATGCCAACCGAATGTTGCTGGGCGGCTACAGCGGGCTGCCCAAGCACAACGTTACGGTGCTCGAGGGCATCAAAGCCCGGATTGGTGATCAGGTGACGGTGCTTTATGCAGAAGGTTGTAAGATCACCCAGGGCGGCTCCTGGCAGGAGGGCGCTGTTGTCGCGAGCGATCCAGCCCAAGACCGGAGACAGATTGCCGAGGCGGTGGAGGTGGCGAAGCAGGCCGAGGCGATTGTGCTGGCTATCGGCGGCAATGAACAAACATCGCGAGAAGCTTGGGGCCTCAAGCACATGGGCGACCGCACGAGCCTGGATCTTATCGGGCTCCAGGACGAACTGGTGGACGCGATGCTGGCTACCAGCAAGCCGGTGATTGTGTTTCTGTTCAATGGCCGTCCGCTATCGATCAACAAGGTGGCGAAGGACGTGCCGGTCATTTTTGAATGCTGGTATCTGGGCCAGGAATGCGGCCTGGCACTGGCGGAGGTGTTGTTTGGCGACGTGAATCCGGGTGGCAAGCTCCCTATCTCCATACCGCGCTCGGCGGGACATCTGCCCGTTTTCTATAACCATAAGCCGTCGGCGCGACGCGGTTACCTCTGGGACGACGTTTCGCCCCTGTTCCCGTTCGGCTTTGGACTTAGTTACACCACGTTCAAGCTGCAAAATGTCCGGCTCGCTAAGAAGCGAATCACTTGCGAGGGTTCGACTCGTGTTTTGGCGGATGTGACCAATACCGGTAAACGCGCCGGCTGGGAAGTGGTGCAGATGTACATCCGCGACTGCGTCAGTTCGGTCACCCGGCCCGTTAAGGAGTTGAAGGGGTTCAAAAAGGTCTGGCTCCAGCCCGGTGAAACGAAGAAAGTGGGGCTAGACATCACGCCTGAATCCTTGGCGTTCTACGACGTGAACATGAAATACGCGGTTGAGCCCGGCGCCTTCGAAATCATGGTCGGGAACTCATCTCGCGACGCGGACTTGCAGAAGTTGATTCTGACAGTGACCAAACAACCCTGA
- a CDS encoding sigma-70 family RNA polymerase sigma factor, giving the protein MQAKSDAQLLRDYAEQGTEASFTELVNRHTNLVYSAAFRQVNSHETAAEIAQSAFIGLARGARSLAPRLAAQASLTGWLCRSARNLSLNFRRDEVRRRMREREAMEQLNSISDTAPDSERLRPVLDTAMSELNETDFDALVLRFLKNQDLRSVGSALGVSDDTAQKRVARALEKLREHLARHGINTTAAALSTVISANAVQAAPPGLAASISTAAVLAGTTLGTTATTTAIKTIAMTTLQKPLVTAALVVLAGTGLYESRQTAKLREQNETLQQQHAPLVGQIRQLQSERDDATNLLAALLAERKQWRSEPNDTALLRLRGEVTRLRKAVREGTNDVADVGLAEAAARISQTKEWLKQTPAEKIPELDLIDVSHWVNYVSAVPKWQGTSNDFELVLGSLRTEAKEQFAMILGGCLDNYLVANGGQLPTDLSELKPYLMNWNNRATHYGIKSLEINDAMLQRYQLLATGNVSQLAPSEPLVSEKLPINNAQYDGLFKIGTFNFSYTAVSPIGSSGSGPIIAAFKNNALKQLFGGQ; this is encoded by the coding sequence ATGCAGGCCAAATCCGATGCGCAGCTCCTACGCGATTATGCCGAACAGGGCACTGAGGCATCATTCACCGAACTCGTCAACCGGCATACTAACCTCGTGTATTCCGCCGCGTTCCGGCAGGTGAATTCCCACGAAACCGCCGCGGAGATTGCCCAGAGCGCGTTCATCGGACTGGCGCGCGGTGCTCGGTCCTTAGCGCCCCGGTTGGCGGCACAAGCGTCATTGACGGGATGGCTTTGCCGCAGCGCCCGCAATCTTTCGCTCAACTTCCGGCGAGATGAGGTTCGGCGACGAATGCGTGAAAGGGAAGCCATGGAACAACTCAACTCGATTTCTGACACCGCTCCCGATTCGGAACGCCTGCGTCCAGTGCTGGACACCGCCATGTCAGAGCTTAACGAAACCGACTTCGACGCGCTCGTGCTGCGCTTTCTCAAAAATCAGGATTTGCGTAGCGTAGGTTCGGCGCTGGGCGTCAGTGACGATACGGCGCAAAAGAGGGTTGCGCGCGCGCTTGAAAAGCTCCGCGAACATTTAGCGCGGCACGGCATCAACACCACCGCGGCTGCTCTGTCCACCGTCATCTCCGCTAACGCCGTACAAGCCGCTCCGCCCGGTTTGGCCGCTTCCATTTCAACCGCCGCAGTTCTGGCTGGAACAACCCTCGGTACCACCGCGACGACAACCGCCATCAAAACAATCGCCATGACAACACTGCAAAAACCTCTTGTCACTGCCGCCCTTGTTGTCCTTGCCGGAACAGGACTCTATGAATCTCGCCAAACCGCGAAATTACGCGAGCAAAACGAGACTCTACAGCAACAGCACGCGCCATTGGTCGGCCAAATCCGGCAATTGCAATCGGAACGAGATGACGCGACGAACCTCTTGGCGGCCTTGCTCGCAGAAAGAAAGCAATGGCGGTCAGAGCCAAACGACACCGCGCTTTTGAGACTGCGCGGTGAGGTGACGCGCTTGCGCAAGGCCGTTAGAGAAGGAACAAACGATGTGGCCGATGTTGGCCTGGCAGAAGCCGCGGCTAGAATTAGCCAAACGAAAGAATGGTTGAAGCAAACGCCAGCAGAGAAAATTCCTGAACTTGACCTTATCGACGTTTCCCATTGGGTGAATTACGTAAGCGCAGTCCCCAAGTGGCAAGGGACCTCGAATGATTTTGAGTTGGTTTTGGGCAGCCTGCGCACAGAGGCGAAGGAACAGTTTGCCATGATTCTTGGGGGATGTTTGGATAATTACCTCGTCGCTAATGGCGGTCAGTTGCCCACTGATCTTTCAGAATTAAAGCCCTATCTCATGAACTGGAACAATCGCGCCACTCATTATGGCATCAAATCCCTGGAAATTAATGATGCCATGCTCCAGCGCTATCAACTGCTTGCAACTGGAAACGTGAGCCAACTCGCCCCATCAGAACCGTTGGTTTCGGAAAAGCTGCCTATTAATAACGCGCAATACGACGGCCTGTTTAAGATTGGCACGTTTAATTTTTCCTACACTGCCGTTTCTCCAATCGGCTCTAGTGGCAGTGGCCCGATAATAGCCGCTTTTAAGAACAACGCTCTGAAACAGCTATTTGGAGGCCAGTAA
- a CDS encoding glycoside hydrolase, producing the protein FQGVRISLFNYNDTGKPGGYADFDNFTVDEPRARGVERALPIGRTIILSSGADGSLLAVDTQKMSLVNIAADTSAAAGQNAQFQVVDLGQGHVALKTASSRLVSVADDVVILKNLTGKMPGEAEWFQWINLMRGDTMLMSLVNHRYLTTKPHNPGVVAISATGPRPDRKGGACFRWKTIQ; encoded by the coding sequence CCTTTCAAGGCGTCCGAATTAGCCTCTTTAATTACAACGACACCGGCAAACCCGGAGGTTACGCCGATTTCGATAATTTCACGGTTGATGAACCGCGCGCGAGGGGCGTTGAGCGCGCGCTGCCCATAGGCAGGACCATTATCCTGAGCAGCGGCGCCGATGGCAGCTTGCTGGCTGTCGATACTCAGAAGATGTCACTGGTGAATATTGCAGCCGATACGAGTGCGGCGGCCGGCCAGAACGCGCAATTTCAGGTCGTTGATCTGGGCCAGGGCCATGTGGCGCTGAAGACGGCCAGCAGCCGATTGGTTTCCGTGGCTGATGACGTTGTTATCTTGAAGAATCTCACGGGAAAGATGCCGGGCGAAGCTGAATGGTTTCAATGGATAAACCTCATGCGCGGTGACACCATGCTCATGTCTCTCGTCAACCACCGCTATCTAACCACCAAGCCGCACAACCCGGGTGTGGTAGCGATTTCAGCCACCGGCCCCCGTCCGGACCGCAAGGGCGGCGCGTGTTTCAGGTGGAAGACAATCCAATGA